A window of the Corallococcus soli genome harbors these coding sequences:
- the sctQ gene encoding type III secretion system cytoplasmic ring protein SctQ, which translates to MSLEPDDEPGIYERTMLVDTRKLGPPAKPVSAPEPVSPWRPFVFTHLEKVSRAQSELAERLRWLTPNPGTLETVCARLKALFDVDVRLTVESAQARPMTELRRFLGDPSFLAVLAPGALAGRGVLEIELALAHSAVDLLLGGAGETVGLRPLTDIEEGVMGYVVLEALKELAPGLQPGVPRPRLDGVARGVDEVSARLGEDGPMLAVHLNAVVGPHRGIVRLVVPSAVLEAAEPAVESAQRREQRRANMKAHGRRLSTLRDWLRAEIGVAELSAQDLASLRVKDVLLLDALSARPDRGEAGTAQLRLGMGLTGHLAADVFIENGRYRARITEVVPGEPGHGQAEPGGANENEDFTNPELDVPPELEGAALDDANNRDGSDLLSDLPLQVAVELARVAITAEQVVGLRTGQVLDLRRGPGEPVDLSVNGKVVARGELVEMDGQLGVRIINLAG; encoded by the coding sequence ATGAGCCTGGAGCCGGACGACGAACCCGGAATCTACGAGCGAACCATGTTGGTCGACACCCGGAAGCTGGGGCCCCCCGCGAAGCCCGTCTCGGCACCGGAGCCGGTGTCGCCATGGCGGCCGTTCGTCTTCACGCACCTGGAGAAGGTGTCTCGCGCGCAGAGCGAGCTGGCCGAGCGGCTGCGCTGGCTGACGCCGAACCCGGGCACGTTGGAGACCGTGTGCGCGCGGCTCAAGGCCCTCTTCGACGTGGACGTGCGCCTGACGGTGGAGTCCGCCCAGGCGCGCCCCATGACGGAGCTGCGCCGTTTCCTGGGCGACCCGTCCTTCCTGGCGGTGCTCGCGCCCGGGGCGCTCGCGGGGCGGGGGGTGCTGGAGATAGAGCTGGCCCTGGCGCACTCGGCGGTGGACCTGCTGCTGGGCGGCGCCGGTGAGACGGTGGGCCTGCGGCCGCTGACGGACATCGAGGAGGGCGTGATGGGCTACGTCGTCCTGGAGGCCCTGAAGGAGCTGGCGCCCGGGCTGCAACCCGGCGTTCCCCGCCCGCGGCTGGACGGCGTGGCCCGGGGCGTGGATGAGGTCTCCGCGCGGCTGGGCGAGGACGGCCCGATGCTGGCGGTGCACCTGAACGCGGTGGTGGGCCCGCATCGCGGCATCGTGCGGCTGGTGGTGCCGTCGGCGGTGCTGGAGGCGGCCGAGCCGGCGGTGGAGAGCGCCCAGCGCCGCGAGCAGCGCCGCGCGAACATGAAGGCGCACGGGCGTCGGCTGTCCACGCTGCGCGACTGGCTGCGCGCGGAGATTGGCGTGGCGGAGCTGTCCGCCCAGGACCTGGCGTCGCTGCGGGTGAAGGACGTGCTGCTGCTGGACGCGCTGTCGGCGCGGCCGGACCGGGGCGAAGCGGGCACGGCGCAGCTGCGGCTGGGCATGGGCCTCACGGGCCACCTGGCGGCGGACGTGTTCATCGAGAACGGCCGCTACCGCGCGCGCATCACGGAGGTCGTTCCCGGAGAGCCGGGCCACGGCCAGGCGGAGCCCGGCGGCGCGAACGAGAACGAGGACTTCACCAACCCGGAGCTGGATGTACCTCCGGAACTGGAAGGGGCGGCTTTGGACGACGCGAACAACCGGGATGGCAGCGACCTGCTCAGCGATCTGCCCCTGCAGGTGGCGGTGGAACTGGCGCGCGTGGCCATCACGGCGGAGCAGGTGGTGGGGTTGCGCACAGGGCAGGTCCTCGATCTGCGCCGTGGGCCGGGTGAGCCGGTGGACCTGTCGGTCAACGGCAAGGTGGTGGCCCGGGGTGAACTCGTGGAGATGGACGGTCAGCTCGGCGTGCGCATCATCAACCTGGCGGGGTGA
- a CDS encoding flagellar assembly protein FliH produces MPPYRLQVLLDMREKAKEEAEQAFSAAIKALEKEKKVQAQLEAELERRKKERKAKVAEYFQQMMAKGAGINGMNMMGRFEERLKDEEAQVALQIEHQKEVVKAAARLVEQRRMLMAEAAKELKAIEKNKETFVKQVRQERQQREELNQEEIGNALFLARQRK; encoded by the coding sequence ATGCCCCCGTACCGGTTGCAGGTGTTGCTGGACATGCGTGAGAAGGCGAAGGAGGAGGCCGAGCAGGCCTTCTCCGCCGCCATCAAGGCGCTGGAGAAGGAAAAGAAGGTTCAGGCCCAGCTGGAGGCCGAACTGGAGCGCCGCAAGAAGGAGCGCAAGGCCAAGGTGGCCGAGTACTTCCAGCAGATGATGGCCAAGGGTGCCGGCATCAACGGCATGAACATGATGGGCCGCTTCGAGGAGCGCCTGAAGGACGAAGAGGCCCAGGTCGCCCTCCAGATCGAACACCAGAAGGAGGTCGTCAAGGCGGCCGCCCGCCTGGTCGAACAGCGGCGCATGCTCATGGCGGAGGCCGCCAAGGAGCTGAAGGCCATCGAGAAGAACAAGGAAACCTTCGTCAAGCAGGTGCGCCAGGAGCGCCAGCAGCGCGAGGAGCTGAACCAGGAGGAGATTGGCAACGCCTTGTTCCTGGCCCGCCAGCGCAAGTAA
- a CDS encoding FliH/SctL family protein, whose amino-acid sequence MAIGKVIKGDGLSESVVVATSERPALRPPRAGVMNAEVFEARQGAQGIIEEAHREKERILAEAQREKEELFAKAKDQGRQEGLAQATELVLRAKIQAGELLTSHEQDIIGLALKMAEKILGRDLEREPELMVDLCAAAIDNLRNARAMVLRVHPKTAAVLRAKRPVLMELIGRTVDLAIKEDLEVAPVGCIVQTEFGTVDAQLPTQLEMLQNLLLPDPARKSGPA is encoded by the coding sequence ATGGCGATCGGCAAGGTAATCAAGGGGGACGGGTTGTCGGAGTCCGTGGTCGTCGCCACGTCCGAGCGGCCGGCGCTGCGGCCGCCGCGCGCGGGCGTGATGAACGCCGAGGTCTTCGAGGCGCGTCAGGGCGCTCAGGGCATCATCGAGGAGGCCCACCGCGAGAAGGAGCGCATCCTCGCGGAGGCCCAGCGGGAGAAGGAGGAACTCTTCGCGAAGGCGAAGGACCAGGGGCGGCAGGAAGGCCTGGCCCAGGCGACGGAGCTCGTCCTGCGCGCGAAGATCCAAGCCGGGGAGCTGCTGACCTCCCACGAGCAGGACATCATCGGGCTGGCGCTGAAGATGGCGGAGAAGATCCTCGGCCGCGACCTGGAGCGTGAGCCGGAGCTGATGGTGGACCTGTGCGCCGCGGCCATCGACAACCTGCGCAACGCGCGCGCCATGGTGCTGCGGGTGCACCCGAAGACGGCCGCGGTGCTGCGCGCCAAGCGCCCGGTGCTGATGGAGCTCATCGGCCGCACGGTGGACCTGGCCATCAAGGAGGACCTGGAGGTCGCTCCGGTGGGCTGCATCGTGCAGACGGAGTTCGGCACGGTGGACGCGCAGCTGCCCACCCAGTTGGAGATGCTCCAGAACCTCCTGTTGCCGGACCCCGCGCGCAAGAGCGGTCCGGCCTGA
- a CDS encoding flagellar hook-length control protein FliK has protein sequence MSRVDDDRDAARMAERMIQERRLAEAKGKKRLEGESLFSKLVQQGQAEKALPKAATEAQTPQSLAKAVLARATQGQGKTFDEKLSQKEAGSAKPGESSQGAQQSQRGGESQSLAPRAETRRSEATEDKRSTDVREGDLTKSDGQASRLSAEKGEMKVDVNAGGGKGAGGGGNKDKDDKGGQMAAAGFRFNPALMAPVPVAKPKDMAGSERLRQMASEIAQKIVERVRVGTNAAGNAEFQIDLRGDVLNGLSIKVSARNGKISATFSGSDRDTLKLLEEQSEGLRSALGGRGLALEQLRFEAKT, from the coding sequence ATGAGCCGAGTTGACGACGATCGCGATGCCGCGCGCATGGCGGAGCGGATGATCCAGGAGCGCAGGCTCGCGGAAGCCAAGGGCAAGAAGCGCCTGGAGGGCGAGTCCCTGTTCTCCAAGCTGGTCCAGCAGGGCCAGGCGGAGAAGGCCCTGCCGAAGGCGGCGACCGAAGCCCAGACCCCGCAGAGCCTGGCCAAGGCGGTGCTCGCGCGCGCCACCCAGGGGCAGGGCAAGACCTTCGACGAGAAGCTGTCCCAGAAGGAGGCCGGCTCGGCGAAGCCCGGTGAGTCCTCCCAGGGCGCCCAGCAGTCGCAGCGCGGCGGAGAGTCCCAGTCGCTGGCCCCGCGCGCGGAGACCCGCAGGTCCGAGGCCACGGAGGACAAGCGCTCCACGGACGTGCGCGAAGGCGACCTGACGAAGTCGGACGGTCAGGCGAGCCGGCTGAGCGCGGAGAAGGGCGAGATGAAGGTCGACGTCAACGCCGGCGGCGGCAAGGGCGCGGGCGGCGGCGGCAACAAGGACAAGGACGACAAGGGCGGGCAGATGGCCGCCGCGGGCTTCCGGTTCAACCCCGCGCTGATGGCGCCGGTGCCGGTGGCGAAGCCCAAGGACATGGCCGGCTCGGAGCGCCTGCGCCAGATGGCCAGTGAGATCGCCCAGAAGATCGTGGAGCGCGTGCGCGTGGGCACCAACGCCGCGGGCAACGCGGAGTTCCAGATCGACCTGCGCGGGGACGTGCTCAACGGCCTGTCCATCAAGGTCAGCGCGAGGAACGGAAAGATCTCCGCCACCTTCAGCGGCAGCGACCGCGACACGCTGAAGCTCCTGGAGGAGCAGAGCGAGGGCCTGCGCAGCGCCCTGGGAGGTCGCGGGCTGGCGCTTGAGCAGCTGCGGTTCGAGGCGAAGACATGA
- the sctN gene encoding type III secretion system ATPase SctN, protein MAIDLSRYYDLIKEASLVRVRGRVTELTGLVIKASVPNVRIGEVVLVKSRTRGAMKSEVVGFVGDEVMLMPLGELYGIGPDSECIPTGRPLTIKCGDALLGRVLNGIGEPMDGRPLEGDGLIDWSVDRDCPDPFTRQRIERPLPLGVRCIDGLLTVGEGQRVGLFAGSGVGKSTLMGQIARNTQADLSVVALIGERGREVREFIEDAMGEEGMKRAVLVCATSDQPSLVRLRAAYVATAIAEYFRERGGNVLFMLDTVTRLARAQRDIGLAIGEPPARQGYPPSVFSMLPRILERTGNSEKGKCTAIYTCLVAGGDMEEPIADEVRGILDGHFILNRALGERNQWPAMDVLASLSRVMSGIVSKEHKKAAGKLRETLSTYEKQRDLILLGAYQAGADARTDYAIEKYDAIIDFLKQDTHSNSPFEETVEQLIALFED, encoded by the coding sequence ATGGCCATCGACCTCTCGCGCTACTACGACCTCATCAAGGAGGCGTCCCTCGTCCGGGTGCGCGGCCGCGTCACCGAACTGACCGGCCTCGTCATCAAGGCGAGCGTGCCCAACGTCCGCATCGGCGAGGTGGTGCTCGTCAAGAGCCGCACCCGTGGCGCCATGAAGTCGGAGGTCGTGGGCTTCGTGGGCGACGAGGTGATGCTCATGCCCCTGGGCGAGCTGTACGGCATCGGTCCGGACAGCGAGTGCATCCCCACCGGCCGCCCCCTGACCATCAAGTGCGGGGACGCGCTCCTGGGCCGCGTGCTCAACGGCATCGGCGAGCCCATGGACGGCCGCCCCCTGGAGGGCGACGGCCTCATCGACTGGTCCGTGGACCGCGACTGTCCGGATCCGTTCACCCGCCAGCGCATCGAACGGCCGCTGCCCCTGGGCGTCCGCTGCATCGACGGGCTGCTCACCGTGGGCGAGGGCCAGCGCGTGGGCCTCTTCGCCGGCTCCGGCGTCGGCAAGTCCACGCTGATGGGCCAGATTGCCCGCAACACCCAGGCGGACCTGAGCGTCGTGGCGCTCATCGGCGAGCGTGGTCGTGAGGTGCGCGAGTTCATCGAGGACGCGATGGGCGAGGAGGGCATGAAGCGCGCCGTGCTGGTGTGCGCCACGTCCGACCAGCCCAGCCTCGTGCGTCTGCGCGCCGCCTACGTCGCCACGGCCATCGCGGAGTACTTCCGCGAGCGCGGCGGCAACGTGCTGTTCATGCTCGACACCGTGACGCGTCTTGCGCGTGCCCAGCGCGACATCGGCCTCGCGATTGGCGAACCCCCCGCGCGTCAGGGCTATCCGCCCAGCGTCTTCTCCATGCTGCCGCGCATCCTGGAGCGCACGGGCAACTCGGAGAAGGGCAAGTGCACCGCCATCTACACCTGCCTCGTGGCCGGCGGTGACATGGAAGAGCCCATCGCCGACGAGGTCCGAGGTATTCTCGACGGTCACTTCATCCTCAACCGTGCCCTGGGCGAGCGGAACCAGTGGCCCGCCATGGACGTGCTCGCGAGCCTGAGCCGTGTGATGAGCGGCATCGTCTCCAAGGAGCACAAGAAGGCCGCCGGCAAGCTGCGCGAGACGCTCTCCACCTACGAGAAGCAGCGCGACCTCATCCTCCTGGGCGCCTACCAAGCGGGGGCCGACGCGCGCACCGACTACGCCATCGAGAAGTACGACGCCATCATCGACTTCCTCAAGCAGGACACCCACTCCAACTCCCCCTTCGAGGAGACCGTGGAGCAGCTCATCGCCCTCTTCGAGGACTGA